In a genomic window of Branchiostoma lanceolatum isolate klBraLanc5 chromosome 12, klBraLanc5.hap2, whole genome shotgun sequence:
- the LOC136445577 gene encoding zinc finger protein 723-like — protein METSSGVGEGGGANAGKKKSHPQGFHRMCLLQLWSQEDASKETLEVENFPNVTKMEEEDRGTHEVEDSTTVIKTEEEDIGTDLKCQVCDKTYPDLRALQRHMRVHAKRPFECKICKTSFTFKTGLEKHMGTHEEEAWVPSSVETSGSNFSLANHKESVSKTEPEEDGTQANEEETSNSEKKETLAAHTQNSVKTLSGTEVSKKKGRPKSKKKGRPKKRVLTHAGDVVKLFQCETCGKNFTENKILVCHRRIHTGEKPYACTQCDKRFTQSGALATHLRTHTGERPYQCNTCGKAFAQKGNLDTHMIVHTGERAYACHLCERTFKCTSTLRYHITTHTGEKPYQCDVCNMAFRCSKNLRNHKVVHSDERRYMCDVCGMQFKRSHYLRDHHRSFHTEAGKLAKKKKKEDHLEKREYKFGCRPCLHLFYTKDTYNVHLRSKKHQVKAAKQAEIDKEAGCYLLQ, from the exons ATGGAGACTTCAAGcggggttggggaggggggcggtgccAACGCGGGAAAGAAGAAGTCACACCCCCAAG GCTTCCATCGGATGTGTCTTCTACAGCTGTGGAGTCAGGAAGACGCCAGCAAAGAGACACTCGAGGTGGAAAATTTCCCCAATGTGACGAAAATGGAAGAAGAAGACAGAGGGACACACGAGGTGGAAGATTCAACCACAGTGATCAAAACGGAAGAGGAGGACATAGGGACAGATCTGAAGTGTCAAGTTTGCGACAAAACTTACCCAGACTTGAGAGCCTTGCAGAGGCACATGCGAGTTCATGCAAAGCGCCCCTTTGAGTGTAAAATCTGCAAGACGTCTTTCACGTTCAAGACTGGCCTTGAGAAACACATGGGAACACATGAGGAAgaagcctgggtaccatcctccgtagaaACCTCTGGCTCAaacttttcgcttgctaaccacaaaGAAAGCGTAAGCAAGACTGAGCCAgaggaggatggtacccaggctaatgaGGAAGAGACTTCAAATTCAGAAAAGAAGGAAACTTTGGCCGCCCATACTCAAAATTCAGTGAAGACTTTAAGTGGTACTGAGGTTTCTAAGAAAAAGGGTCGTCCAAAGTCTAAGAAAAAGGGTCGTCCAAAGAAACGTGTCTTAACCCACGCAGGAGATGTAGTGAAGCTATTCCAATGTGAGACGTGCGGCAAGAATTTCACTGAAAATAAAATTCTAGTATGTCACCGTAGGAtccacactggcgagaaaccataTGCGTGCACGCAGTGTGACAAGAGATTCACCCAAAGCGGTGCCCTAGCGACACACTTAAGAACGCATACCGGTGAGAGACCTTACCAGTGTAACACGTGTGGAAAGGCGTTCGCACAGAAGGGAAACCTCGATACGCACATGATCGTCCACACCGGAGAGAGGGCGTACGCCTGTCACTTGTGCGAGCGGACGTTTAAATGCACATCAACCCTAAGATACCACATCACAACTCACACGGGTGAAAAACCGTACCAGTGTGACGTGTGTAACATGGCGTTTCGCTGTTCTAAAAACCTTCGCAATCATAAGGTGGTGCATAGCGATGAGAGACGTTATATGTGCGACGTTTGCGGTATGCAGTTCAAGCGTTCACACTACCTTAGGGATCACCACAGAAGCTTCCATACCGAAGCAGGTAAGCTGgcgaaaaagaagaagaaagaagatcaTCTTGAAAAGAGGGAGTATAAGTTTGGGTGTCGTCCGTGTCTGCATCTCTTCTATACAAAGGACACCTATAATGTGCATCTGAGGAGTAAAAAACACCAGGTTAAAGCTGCGAAACAGGCAGAAATAGACAAGGAAGCCGGCTGTTACTTGCtgcaatga
- the LOC136445584 gene encoding zinc finger protein 85-like codes for METEITSTIEDTMSEDVQQEPSEDTQENQEANKEANDVKEDFNCQVCAKSFPVQKALERHTRVHSNRSFKCDQCERSFVYKIGLEKHMDEHDDIVTYTCKTCSETFGTEKSLKEHSKSHKETFTCETCGRNCKNKHALARHVVVHANERPYPCSFCDRRFNQECALKVHLRQHTGERPYKCEHCDKGFCQLSQMKTHLSTHSEKREHTCEVCKKQFRTEFHLKKHSRIHSEDKPYQCEICDARFILPNYLKSHMKFMHTERTPYTCDKCGKTYRSPSGIKEHKLKHTNPGLTHTCEICSKSFCTKYYLSRHVKSHDDNREYKFGCRLCVKLFHSRQVYQYHLKSKKHLKLVAASEENKTS; via the coding sequence ATGGAGACAGAAATTACGTCTACTATTGAAGACACCATGTCTGAAGACGTGCAGCAAGAACCAAGTGAAGATACACAGGAGAACCAAGAAGCCAACAAAGAGGCCAATGATGTCAAAGAAGATTTTAATTGCCAGGTGTGCGCAAAATCCTTCCCTGTCCAAAAAGCCTTGGAGAGACACACACGAGTTCACTCCAACCGCAGTTTCAAATGTGACCAATGTGAAAGATCCTTTGTGTACAAGATTGGGCTAGAAAAACACATGGACGAACACGATGACATTGTCACCTACACCTGTAAAACTTGCAGTGAAACATTTGGTACTGAGAAAAGCTTGAAGGAGCACAGCAAGTCTCACAAGGAAACCTTCACTTGCGAGACATGTGGTAGAAACTGTAAGAACAAACATGCGCTTGCGAGACATGTAGTTGTCCACGCCAATGAACGACCCTATCCGTGTTCGTTTTGTGATCGCAGGTTTAACCAGGAGTGCGCGTTGAAGGTTCACCTGAGACAGCATACCGGTGAGAGACCTTACAAGTGCGAACACTGCGACAAAGGCTTCTGCCAACTTTCCCAAATGAAAACACACCTCTCCACTCACAGCGAGAAAAGGGAGCACACCTGCGAAGTCTGCAAAAAGCAGTTCAGAACCGAGTTCCATCTGAAAAAACACAGTAGGATTCACTCCGAGGACAAGCCCTACCAATGTGAGATATGTGATGCAAGGTTTATCTTACCGAATTATCTGAAGAGTCATATGAAGTTTATGCACACCGAGCGAACACCTTACACATGTGACAAGTGTGGTAAGACGTACAGGTCACCCTCAggtataaaagaacacaaactgAAGCACACGAACCCCGGGCTGACTCACACGTGTGAAATTTGCAGCAAGTCGTTTTGCACCAAGTACTACCTCTCTCGACATGTGAAGTCGCACGACGATAATCGGGAGTACAAGTTTGGATGTCGGCTGTGTGTGAAACTCTTCCACAGCAGACAGGTCTATCAGTACCATCTCAAGAGTAAGAAGCACCTGAAACTTGTGGCCGCCTCGGAAGAAAACAAAACCAGCTGA
- the LOC136445811 gene encoding uncharacterized protein: MDQAHKEILQKHRVRVVENLNVDRVKDSLIKDGIFDSGQWEEIATAGKGTREEKASALMDELPRRGPTAFRSFCEALVTRGYKFLGEPLIKEGADSRTDEEVEREALSPDTGEQDDATSVDELGESGYVEGEGLQEHDEASGGISHEEERITIKDMKRLFSAQEEKNDRKLDQKIDQLSEKLGQNIDRKLDQKIDQLSNELDQRLSRQNEAIKASLFDISSHLIDIKQALGGQTEMMTQVSNLEKRVRNLLVQQIDRTTIMGEIKDIESEVVELKENFKGGDDKIQYDLTEMNKHLHDMRMMLERDSKNQKQLSVAIGILKTELPSVKFKEFAQALGFSDPEITEIRSSGPGYITQQRSELFRRWRTRKGTEATVKTLAQACRDTGLSTLADRISGIAGAPSGAHAGPLPPIQEPQGTRLQPSRQTWPSDSKGCQHLSWFLFK; this comes from the exons ATGGATCAAGCTCACAAAGAAATACTCCAAAAACATCGGGTCAGAGTTGTGGAAAATCTGAACGTCGATCGTGTCAAAGACAGCCTCATTAAGGATGGAATCTTTGACAGTGGGCAATGGGAAGAGATAGCAACGGCAGGGAAGGGGACAAGAGAAGAGAAGGCTTCAGCGCTAATGGACGAACTGCCGCGACGTGGGCCGACAGCATTTCGGTCTTTCTGTGAGGCACTGGTGACACGTGGGTACAAGTTCCTTGGGGAGCCACTTATAAAAGAAG GAGCCGATTCACGTACTGATGAAGAGGTAGAGAGAGAAGCCTTGTCACCTGACACTGGAGAGCAGGATGATGCCACATCTGTCGACGAGCTAGGCGAAAG tggcTACGTGGAGGGGGAAGGACTGCAAGAACATGACGAGGCTTCAGGTGGAATCAGTCATGAAGAAGAAAGAATAACTATAAAGGACATGAAAAGGCTTTTTTCTgcccaagaagaaaaaaatgaccgGAAGTTGGACCAGAAGATTGATCAGTTGAGTGAGAAGCTAGGTCAAAACATTGACCGGAAGTTGGACCAGAAGATTGACCAGTTGAGTAATGAGCTAGATCAAAGGCTCAGTCGGCAAAATGAGGCCATCAAAGCTAGTCTATTTGATATTTCCAGTCACCTCATAGACATCAAGCAGGCTTTGGGAGGACAAACAGAGATGATGACCCAGGTCAGCAATTTGGAAAAAAGAGTGCGGAATCTCCTAGTCCAACAGATCGACAGAACTACAATCATGGGGGAAATAAAGGACATAGAAA GTGAAGTTGTCGAACTTAAAGAAAATTTCAAAGGCGGAGACGATAAAATCCAGTATGATCTAACAGAGATGAATAAGCATCTCCACGACATGCGGATGATGCTGGAACGTGATTCTAAGA ATCAAAAGCAGCTGTCGGTGGCTATTGGCATCCTTAAAACGGAGCTGCCGTCCGTTAAGTTTAAGGAGTTTGCCCAAGCGTTGGGATTTTCAGATCCTGAGATTACAGAAATCCGTAGCTCAGGTCCAGGTTACATTACCCAACAAAGATCTGAGCTTTTCCGGCGGTGGCGCACACGAAAGGGCACCGAAGCCACAGTAAAGACCCTAGCGCAGGCATGCAGAGATACCGGTCTTTCCACACTGGCAGACAGGATTTCAGGGATTGCTGGTGCCCCAAGTGGAG CTCATGCAGGGCCGCTGCCGCCAATACAAGAACCACAAGGCACTAGACTCCAGCCGAGTAGACAGACGTGGCCTAGTGATTCGAAAGGTTGCCAGCATCTTTCTTGGTTTCTCTTCAAGTGA